The Mercenaria mercenaria strain notata chromosome 10, MADL_Memer_1, whole genome shotgun sequence genome contains a region encoding:
- the LOC123559676 gene encoding uncharacterized protein LOC123559676 isoform X3, which yields MAQNTCFFYGNFLIVLSIPILFGKVVTSDCHEHKGTVDVNQCGSLKAEQPTILGRNVTFTFTPETTSDADVKWHRAKKGNPWCPLPNGNKFTQYSQDGTYYLILTDTVSDNDEVVYRVDYKNNSVSCSMETPKLQLQDITSDCGFVYLKTTKAKEGENVELEYYPSEYVMQNEEHTVRQWMHSTDSINVTKNVYEEEREPNDKYVLTISMFNEQKNGQYGVYCGGTAGLSNFVEVILPVAPSAPAFEGLKDIDDCKGCIVGEDGDQFSVLCQTSGGTQPINVTMSIENELQSPVQYNETAGYITNFTLLNRRHMANMTCKVMNDALTSPFIITARVYVIIIGTTYTQRRKYR from the exons ATGGCTCAGAATACTTGTTTCTTTTACGGAAATTTTCTCATTGTTTTATCAATACCGATTTTGTTTGGAAAAG TGGTGACCTCAGATTGTCATGAGCATAAAG gcACTGTTGACGTGAACCAATGCGGAAGTCTGAAGGCAGAACAGCCGACTATATTGGgaagaaatgttacctttacttttactCCGGAAACAACCTCAGACGCAGACGTGAAATGGCATCGGGCTAAAAAAGGAAATCCATGGTGCCCGCTTCCTAATGGTAACAAGTTTACACAGTATTCCCAAGATGGAACATATTACTTGATTTTAACTGATACTGTCAGTGACAATGACGAAGTAGTTTACCGTGTTGATTATAAGAACAATAGCGTAAGCTGTTCAATGGAGACTCCGAAACTTCAGCTTCaag ATATAACATCAGATTGTGGATTTGTTTACCTAAAAACAACAAAGGCGAAAGAAGGCGAGAACGTAGAATTAGAATATTATCCATCGGAATACGTTATGCAAAATGAAGAACACACTGTACGACAATGGATGCATTCTACAGATTCAATAAATGTGACGAAAAATGTGTATGAGGAAGAAAGGGAACCGAATGACAAATATGTGTTGACTATAAGTATGTTCAATGAACAAAAGAATGGCCAATATGGAGTTTACTGCGGCGGAACAGCGGGCTTGTCAAATTTCGTCGAAGTGATATTACCAG TTGCACCAAGCGCACCAGCTTTTGAAGGTTTAAAAGACATAGACGACTGTAAGGGGTGTATTGTTGGCGAGGATGGTGATCAGTTCAGTGTTCTCTGCCAGACAAGTGGTGGTACACAGCCAATAAATGTAACCATGTCAATAGAGAATGAATTACAAAGCCCTGTACAATATAATGAAACAGCGGGTTACATAACTAACTTTACTCTTCTCAACAGACGTCATATGGCAAATATGACATGCAAAGTTATGAACGATGCATTAACATCTCCTTTCATTATCACTGCACGTGTGTATGTTATCA TTATTGGTACCACATACACTCAAAGAAGAAAATATCGATAG